The following are encoded in a window of Nomia melanderi isolate GNS246 chromosome 6, iyNomMela1, whole genome shotgun sequence genomic DNA:
- the LOC116430211 gene encoding uncharacterized protein LOC116430211, translating to MLAKVSCVFVLLLAVQDTCAATSPGKKDSTDLSKYNSFYYNPETGVGLMPSLEDNSRDPLSTKISFRGLPCECDGFECSCCAGVNMTLIDFNRRACIKFTFVPVDSAIRMTLNMNEREIYASTVSIKNPPPLCVPMPYLPFVGFCIRFFEMFMDGRNLHACIDLETRIVGTPILILHFNCVKVGVDGVSWAQIGNETNSTTVEMHAIIEEPEVYDDVDFEQQDLEAYANYTSTLSPEDEAEIGQLKL from the exons ATGTTGGCCAAAGTGTCGTGCGTTTTCGTGTTGCTTCTCGCTGTGCAGGACACCTGCGCCGCTACGTCTCCCGGTAAAAAGGATAGCACTG ATCTCTCGAAATACAATTCCTTCTACTACAACCCGGAAACTGGAGTCGGCCTGATGCCGTCGCTGGAGGATAACAGCAGAGATCCTTTGTCGACCAAGATCTCGTTCCGAGGACTGCCCTGCGAGTGCGACGGATTCGAGTGCTCCTGCTGTGCCGGCGTCAACATGACGTTAATCGACTTCAATCGTCGCGCGTGCATAAAATTCACCTTCGTCCCCGTCGATTCTGCTATCCGTATGACGCTGAACATGAACGAGAGAGAGATCTATGCGTCTACGGTATCCA TCAAAAACCCTCCGCCATTGTGCGTTCCGATGCCCTACCTGCCCTTCGTCGGCTTCTGCATTCGTTTCTTCGAGATGTTCATGGACGGTAGAAATCTCCACGCATGCATCGACTTAGAAACTCGCATCGTTGGAACGCCGATCCTGATCTTGCACTTCAATTGCGTGAAAGTGGGCGTCGACGGTGTCTCTTGGGCGCAAATCGGGAACGAAACCAATTCAACGACTGTGGAGATGCACGCGATTATAGAGGAACCGGAAGTCTACGACGACGTCGACTTCGAGCAGCAGGATCTCGAGGCCTACGCGAACTACACGTCGACGCTCAGCCCTGAAGACGAAGCGGAGATCGGCCAGCTGAAATTGTGA